AGAGCGGGTCTTCCTGATCGGCCGCGAGAGCGAGGTGATGTCCTTCGTCTCGCGGCACCAGCCCTGGAACATCGGCTTCTCGATCGTCGACGTCGCCTTCCTGCGCAGCAACGATCCGCGCCGCATCAACGATCCGCAGGCGGCGCTCGCCGCCGACCTTGTCACCGCTTCGGCCCGTGCCCGCGACCTCAAGCCGGATGCCGTCTTCATCGCCCTGCCCTGGTCGGACCAGGAGACGATCGACGCCTGCATCGACGCCTTCATGAACCTGCCGGTCGCGATCCACCTGACGCCGGAGCGCGTCATGGACCGTTTCGACAATCCCCATATCGTGCGGATCGGCTCGCTCGCCTCGCTCAGGCTGACGCGGCCGGCCCTGTCCTTCGCCCAGATCATGTTCAAGCGCGTCTTCGACGTCTTCGCCGCGAGCGCCATCCTGCTGGCCAGCCTGCCGGTGCTGCTGCTGGTCGCGATCGCGATCAAGCTCGACTCGCAAGGGCCGGTGCTGTTCCTGCAGCGCCGCTACGGCTTCAACCAGGAGCCGTTCCGGATCTTCAAGTTCCGCACGATGACGACGACGGACGATGGCGAGGTGGTCAAGCAGGCGACGCGCAACGATCCGCGCATCACAAGGATCGGCGGTTTCTTGCGGCGCTACAATCTCGACGAGCTGCCGCAGCTCCTGAACGTGATCGCCGGACAGATGTCGCTTGTCGGCCCGCGACCGCATGCGCTCGCCCATGACCGCGAGTTCCAGCGCAAGATCGCGCTCTATGCCAGGCGCCACAATGTCAAGCCCGGCATCACCGGCTGGGCCCAGGTCAACGGCCTGCGCGGCGAGACCGACACCGACGACAAGATGGCCCGCCGTATCGCCTATGATCACTGGTACATCGACAACTGGTCGTTCTGGCTCGACATCGGCATCCTGCTGCGCACTGCGTTCAGCCCGCGCGCCTTCCGCAACGCCCGCTGAGGGATTCCGACGCCGTAAGTCCGATACGACAAGCAAATAGGTAGATCACGGTTGCCGCGTCCATTCGGGCGCGGCGATCTAGGGAATGGTCACGACGACGTTGCCGATCGTCCCCTGTTCCACCGCTTCATGCGCTGCGGCAGTTTCGGCAAGCGGAAAGCTCGGCCCGATGCGGCTGACCAACCACCCTTGCTCGAGCGCGCGGGTGACGCCGGCGATGGCGCGATCGCGCTGCTCCGCGTCGAGCTGGTAGATCAGGAAGAAGCGCAGCGTGACGGAGTTGACCAGGCAGGCGAAGGCCGGGATCGTCGCCTCCGCATCGGTGCCGTAGACGATCACGCGGCCCTTCGGCCGCAATGTCGCGGATATCAGGCCGGCATTGGCCGCCAGGTTCATCTCGATGATCGCATCGACGCCGTGCCCGGCGGTGATCTCGGCGACGCGCGCACCGACATCCTCGCGCCTGTAGTCGATGCAATGATCGGCGCCGGCTTCGCGTGCGGCCACAGCCTTGTCCGGCGAGGATATCGTCGTGACGACGCTCGCGCCCCGCGCTTTGGCGAACTGGATGGCGTATTGGCTCACGCAGCCCGCGCCGCCCGATACGAGCACGGTCGCGCCGTTCTCGGCTCTGGCCAGCTCGACGGCATGGAAGCCGGTCAGCGCGGGTATCCCGAGCGTAGCCCCTTCCGCAAAGCCGATATCGTCAGGCAGGCGCACCGCCTGCCGGGCAGGCAGCGCGATCTGCTCGGCGGCTGTTCCGAACGGGCGCTGCCATTGCCCGTTCCAGATCCAGACGCGCTCGCCGATACGCGATTGCGGGACGCCCGCACCGACCGCCTCGATCTGGCCGGCGCCGTCGCTATGCGGGATCACCCTGGGAAAGGCCGATTTGCGATG
This genomic interval from Bosea sp. 29B contains the following:
- a CDS encoding undecaprenyl-phosphate glucose phosphotransferase, coding for MSVNDLDYEVATAADQRANALRHWIGLITALVDAATVATVVASTSIVYHFVAYRHLGNDKVTVELASMIAAIFVFTNMMRGRYRLENYLSTKGQIASAFAVWNLTMIAFVAIVFMAKINDQYSRAVVLATYLAGAPLIALARSAIVRTISMASKTGRITSERVFLIGRESEVMSFVSRHQPWNIGFSIVDVAFLRSNDPRRINDPQAALAADLVTASARARDLKPDAVFIALPWSDQETIDACIDAFMNLPVAIHLTPERVMDRFDNPHIVRIGSLASLRLTRPALSFAQIMFKRVFDVFAASAILLASLPVLLLVAIAIKLDSQGPVLFLQRRYGFNQEPFRIFKFRTMTTTDDGEVVKQATRNDPRITRIGGFLRRYNLDELPQLLNVIAGQMSLVGPRPHALAHDREFQRKIALYARRHNVKPGITGWAQVNGLRGETDTDDKMARRIAYDHWYIDNWSFWLDIGILLRTAFSPRAFRNAR
- a CDS encoding NADPH:quinone reductase, translated to MRAVFYEANGPARDVLRIGEMPTPDPGPGEVRVRLRTSGVNPSDVKSRGHRKSAFPRVIPHSDGAGQIEAVGAGVPQSRIGERVWIWNGQWQRPFGTAAEQIALPARQAVRLPDDIGFAEGATLGIPALTGFHAVELARAENGATVLVSGGAGCVSQYAIQFAKARGASVVTTISSPDKAVAAREAGADHCIDYRREDVGARVAEITAGHGVDAIIEMNLAANAGLISATLRPKGRVIVYGTDAEATIPAFACLVNSVTLRFFLIYQLDAEQRDRAIAGVTRALEQGWLVSRIGPSFPLAETAAAHEAVEQGTIGNVVVTIP